A stretch of the Corvus moneduloides isolate bCorMon1 chromosome 8, bCorMon1.pri, whole genome shotgun sequence genome encodes the following:
- the PPRC1 gene encoding peroxisome proliferator-activated receptor gamma coactivator-related protein 1 isoform X2, with translation MQNYLDSSVISIIEDLSLSEQSRACLDAQNELSLLTAITEILDSTDDETLSPFDTIMDAELLTSPRERENPSFQKFLTLSRPLLECESPTLEQPKTLRPLSSSSSVSVVGKTDTELAWDRAAHGLEDPMLPKKQVCSTPRVERKVGWHRAREQPLPQRSDGEEEEEEATLSLELDSSMEAVDFCVSKAGAVLEEHEDPCIINTGDVSLSELVKSMHPYCLPTFTVCLDPDTEPVAKELLSSPVLLEIVPGEGESVEIPVVLQPFTPSSHDLEPQLLAAEESTRESIPEDQGDLPGAPTQENGVEEEEEEKLPGKEPSCSTPEGTSPPETAARGASHPNSSSWHSTEAPAGGKRECSEKGRGRERARKSRKKKAEEDQSKQARPGRDCVAHRLRSTGSGQPLVQPAISRQRAACPSVQVSDFLAQQLERARKEGQMELHAERAPRPRGRPWSTAGAFLPKKVKQELQKEPAPEMVNVALEKNKTLVPLEKTAPSMEGQPAAACPSLTYQTESQEDAQPSAEQSSGVSEAASQPPEQGVGLEPAQSLPAAEPSEGLPKEAKPKALSLREYRIRMLHRQPNMGGSQEGKKEVASKWPSVPEPPTELAEIPCLVSPTRSATEADGAQKGPDKPTSPAAVPPPAGKAPTALTSAPAPTMAPPPPSMPMPFVAPNVPPAAGVAPTGMPPASAGAYTLYPPVPSWPCFTPQPMGCHGLPPPPSASSSSTFHVVPGLPPPAMAWPPPPVPPPPLFGPGGPYAPVGWAPPSYWPGIPMPPPVPSLAYRDSGAAVQVTTAFPAGSHPGTALLPGQPPATPLLSCPEPPAFPVQLPTTPASDTGAAGGPARPATGRVSDPRRQARLAGESSLPKAPLTPAPTQPLPAPSAATAQPSRVPPAVPVPQAVPPQPLEEPQAATPNQVPKAPPAAICCPAEVSPAPVVESPDTHTMEKAAGPGKEAVEKALLEPKAAAGQESPGQKSTSQAVAPPPKAGRESSLPTKAPTVQPWRHQPLLSPAQRSDSSKDIVQAFISEIGIEATDLSSLLEQFEKSEAKKEETPVQPPEERQLMGSSGPETQQDAPTQQDRKPLDGLQASELANVAGLTPPATPPHQLWKPLPAVSLLAKTKSPGSMPQEGTQKTTKLMKAKPLPSNKIQVKSMVPAPAGTAPSHVCSGDHDYCILGTPQPESSSIPGTQPPAKGGSRWNVKHHRDITIKPISSLTKRTLNQPEPIPPAPNTTMGHSQEPVGMACLAPLDYRTTIPNKATTGCSSPPTSVLLSPAASPCRDQEVRTPSAQPSHAAAKRSLRCYRRPQDSPSPSTDSWRVGRSRASRSFSSSSDGASESSSSSSSSSSRSRSRSLSPPPKRWRRYRSRCSHSSSSRSSCGSCGRSRDRSSSSSSTSSYSSRSTSRSQSRSPSPHRRSNRWRRYSYDAQDHYQRQRILQKERAIEERRVVFIGKIPSRMTRSELRHRFSVFGDIEECTLHFRSEGDNYGFVTYRYAEEAFAAIESGHKLRRPDEQPFDLCFGGRRQFCRRNYADLDSNREDFDPAPVKSKFDSLDFDTLLRQAQRSLRR, from the exons ATGCAGAACTATCTCGACTCCTCTGTGATCTCCATCATTGAGGATCTTTCTCTGAGTGAG cagagcagggcctgcCTGGATGCACAGAACGAGCTGTCCCTGCTGACTGCCATCACAGAGATCCTGGACAGCACGGATGATGAGACCCTGTCCCCCTTTGACACCATCATGGATGCCGAGCTGCTGACCTCGCCTCGTGAGCGGGAGAATCCCTCA TTTCAGAAGTTTCTCACCTTATCCCGCCCGTTGCTGGAGTGCGAGAGCCCTACCCTGGAACAGCCTAAGACTCTCAGgcctctcagcagcagcagcagtgtctcTGTGGTTGGGAAG ACTGACACAGAACTGGCCTGGGACCGTGCTGCTCATGGCCTGGAGGACCCAATGCTGCCAAAGAAGCAAGTCTGCAGCACCCCGAGGGTGGAGCGGAAGGTGGGCTGGCACCGAGCCCgagagcagcccctgcctcagCGCAGTgatggggaggaagaagaggaggaggcaaCCTTGAGCCTGGAGCTAGACAGCAGCATGGAGGCTGTGGATTTCTGTGTGAGCaaggctggggcagtgctggaggagcatGAAGACCCCTGCATCATCAACACAGGTGATGTGTCCCTGAGTGAGCTCGTGAAGTCCATGCACCCCTACTGCCTGCCCACCTTCACTGTGTGCCTGGACCCTGACACTGAGCCTGTAGCCAAGGAACTTCTGAGCAGTCCTGTCTTGCTGGAAATTGTGCCTGGCGAGGGAGAGAGTGTGGAGATCCCTGTGGTCCTGCAGCCCTTCACTCCCAGCTCCCATGACCTggagccccagctcctggcagcagaagAGAGTACTAGAGAGTCAATCCCAGAAGATCAAGGGGACCTGCCAGGAGCTCCAACCCAGGAAAATGgggtggaagaggaggaggaggagaaactGCCTGGGAAGGAGCCTTCATGCAGTACCCCAGAGGGCACCTCCCCACCGGAGACAGCAGCACGTGGAGCCTCGCATcccaacagcagctcctggcacagcacagaggccCCAGCAGGTGGAAAACGTGAATGCTCTGAGAAGGGACGGGGCCGTGAGAGAGCAAGGAAGAGTcggaaaaagaaagcagaggaggaCCAAAGCAAGCAGGCCAGGCCTGGCAGGGATTGTGTAGCCCACCGGCTCCGTTCCACTGGCTCTGGACAGCCTCTTGTCCAGCCAGCCATCAGCCGGCAGCGGGCAGCGTGTCCCTCTGTTCAGGTCTCAGActtcctggcacagcagctggaacGAGCCCGGAAGGAGGGGCAGATGGAGCTGCATGCTGAGCGGGCACCGCGACCCCGGGGCAGGCCTTGGAGCACAGCAGGGGCCTTCCTGCCCAAGAAGGtgaagcaggagctgcagaaggagccAGCACCAGAAATGGTGAATGTGGCCCTGGAGAAGAACAAGACTCTGGTGCCCCTGGAGAAGACTGCACCAAGCATGGAggggcagccagcagctgcatgTCCCAGCCTGACATACCAGACTGAGAGCCAGGAAGATGCACAGCCATCTGCTGAACAGAGCAGTGGGGTCTCGGAGGCTGCCTCTCAGCCCCCAGAGCAAGGTGTGGGGCTGGAGCCTGCCCAGagcctgccagcagcagagccgAGTGAGGGCCTGCCTAAGGAAGCCAAACCCAAGGCCCTAAGCCTACGGGAGTACCGCATCCGCATGCTGCACCGTCAGCCCAACATGGGTGGCAGCCAGGAAGGCAAGAAGGAAGTGGCCAGCAAGTGGCCCAGTGTCCCTGAGCCTCCgacagagctggcagagatCCCCTGCCTGGTGTCACCCACGCGCTCTGCCACTGAGGCAGATGGTGCTCAGAAGGGACCAGACAAacccaccagccctgctgctgtccctcctcctgctggcaAAGCTCCCACTGCTCTGACTTCAGCCCCAGCACCCACTATGGCTCCACCACCCCCATCAATGCCAATGCCTTTTGTAGCACCCAACGTGcccccagctgctggggtggcCCCCACCGGGATGCCGCCAGCCTCTGCCGGTGCTTATACCCTTTACCCACCAGTGCCTTCCTGGCCCTGCTTCACCCCGCAGCCCATGGGCTGCCATGGTTTGCCCCCACCACCCAGTGCCAGCTCCTCCAGTACTTTTCACGTGGTGCCTGGCCTCCCACCTCCAGCCATGGCCTGGCCCCCTccacctgtgccacccccgCCTCTGTTTGGCCCAGGTGGCCCCTATGCCCCAGTTGGGTGGGCACCACCATCCTACTGGCCAGGAATCCCCATGCCACCTCCGGTGCCTTCCCTTGCGTACAGGGACTCcggagcagcagtgcaggtcACGACTGccttcccagctggcagccaccctggcacagcccttctgcctgggcagcctcctgccacccctctgctcagctgcccaGAGCCACCAGCCTTCCCTGTCCAGTTGCCCACTACCCCGGCCAGCGACACGGGGGCTGCAGGTGGCCCGGCCAGGCCAGCAACTGGCAGGGTGTCAGACCCCAGGAGGCAGGCACGGCTGGCAGGAGAGAGCTCTCTCCCCAAGGCCCCTCTGACTCCAGCCCCaacccagcccctgccagccccctcagctgccactgcccagcccagcagagtccctcctgcagtgccagtCCCCCAGGCTGTCCCCCCCCAGCCTCTGGAGGAGCCCCAGGCTGCAACTCCCAACCAGGTCCCAAAGGCCCCCCCAGCTGCCATCTGCTGTCCAGCAGAGGTGTCTCCTGCCCCTGTTGTGGAGTCCCCTGACACCCACACCATGGAGAAGGCTGCAGGGCCAGGTAAGGAGGCAGTGGAGAAAGCCCTGCTGGAGCCCAAGGCAGCTGCCGGGCAGGAGTCGCCTGGCCAAAAATCCACCTCCCAGGCTGTGGCACCACCACCGAAAGCAGGTCGAGAGAGCAGCCTTCCCACCAAGGCACCCACTGTGCAGCCATGGAGGCACCAGCCgctcctcagcccagcccagcgcaGCGACAGCAGCAAGGACATCGTGCAAGCCTTCATCAGCGAGATCG GGATTGAAGCCACTGACCTGTCCAGCCTGCTGGAGCAGTTTGAGAAGTCTGAAG CCAAGAAGGAGGAAACTCCTGTACAGCCCCCTGAGGAAAGGCAGCTAATGGGGAGCTCTGG GCCCGAGACCCAGCAAGATGCACCAACCCAGCAGGACAGGAAGCCCCTGGATGGCCTGCAGGCCTCTGAGCTGGCCAATGTGGCAG GCCTCACGCCCCCAGCGACACCTCCCCACCAGCTCTGGAAGCCCTTGCCTGCTGTTTCACTGCTGGCCAAGACCAAGTCACCTGGGTCCATGCCCCAGGAAGGGACCCAGAAGACAACCAAGCTGATGAAAGCCAAGCCACTGCCCTCAAACAAGATCCAGGTGAAGAGCATGGTACCAGcccctgctggcacagcccccagccACGTCTGCTCGGGAGACCATGACTACTGCATCCTGGGTACACCACAGCCTGAGAGCAGCAGTATCCCTGGCACGCAGCCTCCTGCCAAGGGTGGCTCCCGCTGGAATGTCAAACACCACCGAGACATCACTATCAAACCCATCTCCTCCTTAACCAAACGGACGCTGAACCAACCTGAGCCCATCCCACCAGCCCCTAACACCACCatggggcacagccaggagcccGTGGGGATGGCCTGCCTAGCTCCCCTGGATTATCGGACTACCATCCCCAACAAGGCCACCACTGGGTGTAGCAGTCCCCCCACCTCAGTGCTCCTGTCTCCAGCTGCATCCCCCTGCCGGGATCAGGAGGTGCGGactcccagtgcccagcccagccatgCTGCTGCCAAGAGGTCCCTGCGCTGCTACCGGAGACCCCAGGACTCACCCAGCCCCTCCACTGACAGCTGGAGGGTTGGCCGGAGCCGCGCCAGCCGTTCTTTCAGCTCCAGTTCGGATGGAGCTAGCGAGTCCTCGTCTTCGTCTTCATCCTCGTCCTCCCGATCCCGGTCACGGTCGCTCTCTCCACCCCCCAAGCGGTGGCGAAG GTACCGCTCAAGAtgttcccacagctcctcctctcGCTCCAGCTGTGGGTCATGTGGCAGGTCCCGGGACAGGtcctcatcctcatcatcaACATCCTCCTACTCGTCCAGGTCCACGTCTCGCAGCCAGTCCCGCTCCCCCTCACCCCACAGGAGGAGTAACAGGTGGAGAAG ATACAGTTATGATGCACAGGACCACTACCAAAGGCAGAGGATCCTCCAGAAGGAACGTGCAATA gagGAGCGGCGAGTTGTTTTCATCGGCAAGATCCCCAGCAGAATGACACGGTCGGAGCTGCGGCACCGCTTCTCTGTGTTTGGGGACATTGAGGAGTGTACCCTGCATTTCCGCTCCGAGGG GGATAACTATGGCTTTGTCACCTACCGCTATGCTGAGGAAGCCTTTGCTGCCATCGAGAGTGGACACAAGCTGCGGCGCCCAGATGAGCAGCCCTTCGACCTGTGCTTTGGTGGCCGCAGGCAGTTCTGCAGGAGAAACTATGCTGACTTGG ATTCAAACCGGGAGGATTTCGACCCAGCTCCTGTCAAGAGCAAGTTTGACTCCCTGGACTTCGACACTCTGCTGCGGCAGGCACAGCGCAGCCTGCGGAGGTAG
- the PPRC1 gene encoding peroxisome proliferator-activated receptor gamma coactivator-related protein 1 isoform X1 — protein MWRPGWPWWWHGWEWWQRPPCPGLVVVSHCPLRMSLPLQQSRACLDAQNELSLLTAITEILDSTDDETLSPFDTIMDAELLTSPRERENPSFQKFLTLSRPLLECESPTLEQPKTLRPLSSSSSVSVVGKTDTELAWDRAAHGLEDPMLPKKQVCSTPRVERKVGWHRAREQPLPQRSDGEEEEEEATLSLELDSSMEAVDFCVSKAGAVLEEHEDPCIINTGDVSLSELVKSMHPYCLPTFTVCLDPDTEPVAKELLSSPVLLEIVPGEGESVEIPVVLQPFTPSSHDLEPQLLAAEESTRESIPEDQGDLPGAPTQENGVEEEEEEKLPGKEPSCSTPEGTSPPETAARGASHPNSSSWHSTEAPAGGKRECSEKGRGRERARKSRKKKAEEDQSKQARPGRDCVAHRLRSTGSGQPLVQPAISRQRAACPSVQVSDFLAQQLERARKEGQMELHAERAPRPRGRPWSTAGAFLPKKVKQELQKEPAPEMVNVALEKNKTLVPLEKTAPSMEGQPAAACPSLTYQTESQEDAQPSAEQSSGVSEAASQPPEQGVGLEPAQSLPAAEPSEGLPKEAKPKALSLREYRIRMLHRQPNMGGSQEGKKEVASKWPSVPEPPTELAEIPCLVSPTRSATEADGAQKGPDKPTSPAAVPPPAGKAPTALTSAPAPTMAPPPPSMPMPFVAPNVPPAAGVAPTGMPPASAGAYTLYPPVPSWPCFTPQPMGCHGLPPPPSASSSSTFHVVPGLPPPAMAWPPPPVPPPPLFGPGGPYAPVGWAPPSYWPGIPMPPPVPSLAYRDSGAAVQVTTAFPAGSHPGTALLPGQPPATPLLSCPEPPAFPVQLPTTPASDTGAAGGPARPATGRVSDPRRQARLAGESSLPKAPLTPAPTQPLPAPSAATAQPSRVPPAVPVPQAVPPQPLEEPQAATPNQVPKAPPAAICCPAEVSPAPVVESPDTHTMEKAAGPGKEAVEKALLEPKAAAGQESPGQKSTSQAVAPPPKAGRESSLPTKAPTVQPWRHQPLLSPAQRSDSSKDIVQAFISEIGIEATDLSSLLEQFEKSEAKKEETPVQPPEERQLMGSSGPETQQDAPTQQDRKPLDGLQASELANVAGLTPPATPPHQLWKPLPAVSLLAKTKSPGSMPQEGTQKTTKLMKAKPLPSNKIQVKSMVPAPAGTAPSHVCSGDHDYCILGTPQPESSSIPGTQPPAKGGSRWNVKHHRDITIKPISSLTKRTLNQPEPIPPAPNTTMGHSQEPVGMACLAPLDYRTTIPNKATTGCSSPPTSVLLSPAASPCRDQEVRTPSAQPSHAAAKRSLRCYRRPQDSPSPSTDSWRVGRSRASRSFSSSSDGASESSSSSSSSSSRSRSRSLSPPPKRWRRYRSRCSHSSSSRSSCGSCGRSRDRSSSSSSTSSYSSRSTSRSQSRSPSPHRRSNRWRRYSYDAQDHYQRQRILQKERAIEERRVVFIGKIPSRMTRSELRHRFSVFGDIEECTLHFRSEGDNYGFVTYRYAEEAFAAIESGHKLRRPDEQPFDLCFGGRRQFCRRNYADLDSNREDFDPAPVKSKFDSLDFDTLLRQAQRSLRR, from the exons ATGTGGCGGCCGGGCTGGCCCTGGTGGTGGCATGGGTGGGAGTGGTGGCAGCGTCCTCCATGTCCAGGTCTTGTGGTTGTATCCCATTGCCCTCTGAGAATGTCCCTACccttgcagcagagcagggcctgcCTGGATGCACAGAACGAGCTGTCCCTGCTGACTGCCATCACAGAGATCCTGGACAGCACGGATGATGAGACCCTGTCCCCCTTTGACACCATCATGGATGCCGAGCTGCTGACCTCGCCTCGTGAGCGGGAGAATCCCTCA TTTCAGAAGTTTCTCACCTTATCCCGCCCGTTGCTGGAGTGCGAGAGCCCTACCCTGGAACAGCCTAAGACTCTCAGgcctctcagcagcagcagcagtgtctcTGTGGTTGGGAAG ACTGACACAGAACTGGCCTGGGACCGTGCTGCTCATGGCCTGGAGGACCCAATGCTGCCAAAGAAGCAAGTCTGCAGCACCCCGAGGGTGGAGCGGAAGGTGGGCTGGCACCGAGCCCgagagcagcccctgcctcagCGCAGTgatggggaggaagaagaggaggaggcaaCCTTGAGCCTGGAGCTAGACAGCAGCATGGAGGCTGTGGATTTCTGTGTGAGCaaggctggggcagtgctggaggagcatGAAGACCCCTGCATCATCAACACAGGTGATGTGTCCCTGAGTGAGCTCGTGAAGTCCATGCACCCCTACTGCCTGCCCACCTTCACTGTGTGCCTGGACCCTGACACTGAGCCTGTAGCCAAGGAACTTCTGAGCAGTCCTGTCTTGCTGGAAATTGTGCCTGGCGAGGGAGAGAGTGTGGAGATCCCTGTGGTCCTGCAGCCCTTCACTCCCAGCTCCCATGACCTggagccccagctcctggcagcagaagAGAGTACTAGAGAGTCAATCCCAGAAGATCAAGGGGACCTGCCAGGAGCTCCAACCCAGGAAAATGgggtggaagaggaggaggaggagaaactGCCTGGGAAGGAGCCTTCATGCAGTACCCCAGAGGGCACCTCCCCACCGGAGACAGCAGCACGTGGAGCCTCGCATcccaacagcagctcctggcacagcacagaggccCCAGCAGGTGGAAAACGTGAATGCTCTGAGAAGGGACGGGGCCGTGAGAGAGCAAGGAAGAGTcggaaaaagaaagcagaggaggaCCAAAGCAAGCAGGCCAGGCCTGGCAGGGATTGTGTAGCCCACCGGCTCCGTTCCACTGGCTCTGGACAGCCTCTTGTCCAGCCAGCCATCAGCCGGCAGCGGGCAGCGTGTCCCTCTGTTCAGGTCTCAGActtcctggcacagcagctggaacGAGCCCGGAAGGAGGGGCAGATGGAGCTGCATGCTGAGCGGGCACCGCGACCCCGGGGCAGGCCTTGGAGCACAGCAGGGGCCTTCCTGCCCAAGAAGGtgaagcaggagctgcagaaggagccAGCACCAGAAATGGTGAATGTGGCCCTGGAGAAGAACAAGACTCTGGTGCCCCTGGAGAAGACTGCACCAAGCATGGAggggcagccagcagctgcatgTCCCAGCCTGACATACCAGACTGAGAGCCAGGAAGATGCACAGCCATCTGCTGAACAGAGCAGTGGGGTCTCGGAGGCTGCCTCTCAGCCCCCAGAGCAAGGTGTGGGGCTGGAGCCTGCCCAGagcctgccagcagcagagccgAGTGAGGGCCTGCCTAAGGAAGCCAAACCCAAGGCCCTAAGCCTACGGGAGTACCGCATCCGCATGCTGCACCGTCAGCCCAACATGGGTGGCAGCCAGGAAGGCAAGAAGGAAGTGGCCAGCAAGTGGCCCAGTGTCCCTGAGCCTCCgacagagctggcagagatCCCCTGCCTGGTGTCACCCACGCGCTCTGCCACTGAGGCAGATGGTGCTCAGAAGGGACCAGACAAacccaccagccctgctgctgtccctcctcctgctggcaAAGCTCCCACTGCTCTGACTTCAGCCCCAGCACCCACTATGGCTCCACCACCCCCATCAATGCCAATGCCTTTTGTAGCACCCAACGTGcccccagctgctggggtggcCCCCACCGGGATGCCGCCAGCCTCTGCCGGTGCTTATACCCTTTACCCACCAGTGCCTTCCTGGCCCTGCTTCACCCCGCAGCCCATGGGCTGCCATGGTTTGCCCCCACCACCCAGTGCCAGCTCCTCCAGTACTTTTCACGTGGTGCCTGGCCTCCCACCTCCAGCCATGGCCTGGCCCCCTccacctgtgccacccccgCCTCTGTTTGGCCCAGGTGGCCCCTATGCCCCAGTTGGGTGGGCACCACCATCCTACTGGCCAGGAATCCCCATGCCACCTCCGGTGCCTTCCCTTGCGTACAGGGACTCcggagcagcagtgcaggtcACGACTGccttcccagctggcagccaccctggcacagcccttctgcctgggcagcctcctgccacccctctgctcagctgcccaGAGCCACCAGCCTTCCCTGTCCAGTTGCCCACTACCCCGGCCAGCGACACGGGGGCTGCAGGTGGCCCGGCCAGGCCAGCAACTGGCAGGGTGTCAGACCCCAGGAGGCAGGCACGGCTGGCAGGAGAGAGCTCTCTCCCCAAGGCCCCTCTGACTCCAGCCCCaacccagcccctgccagccccctcagctgccactgcccagcccagcagagtccctcctgcagtgccagtCCCCCAGGCTGTCCCCCCCCAGCCTCTGGAGGAGCCCCAGGCTGCAACTCCCAACCAGGTCCCAAAGGCCCCCCCAGCTGCCATCTGCTGTCCAGCAGAGGTGTCTCCTGCCCCTGTTGTGGAGTCCCCTGACACCCACACCATGGAGAAGGCTGCAGGGCCAGGTAAGGAGGCAGTGGAGAAAGCCCTGCTGGAGCCCAAGGCAGCTGCCGGGCAGGAGTCGCCTGGCCAAAAATCCACCTCCCAGGCTGTGGCACCACCACCGAAAGCAGGTCGAGAGAGCAGCCTTCCCACCAAGGCACCCACTGTGCAGCCATGGAGGCACCAGCCgctcctcagcccagcccagcgcaGCGACAGCAGCAAGGACATCGTGCAAGCCTTCATCAGCGAGATCG GGATTGAAGCCACTGACCTGTCCAGCCTGCTGGAGCAGTTTGAGAAGTCTGAAG CCAAGAAGGAGGAAACTCCTGTACAGCCCCCTGAGGAAAGGCAGCTAATGGGGAGCTCTGG GCCCGAGACCCAGCAAGATGCACCAACCCAGCAGGACAGGAAGCCCCTGGATGGCCTGCAGGCCTCTGAGCTGGCCAATGTGGCAG GCCTCACGCCCCCAGCGACACCTCCCCACCAGCTCTGGAAGCCCTTGCCTGCTGTTTCACTGCTGGCCAAGACCAAGTCACCTGGGTCCATGCCCCAGGAAGGGACCCAGAAGACAACCAAGCTGATGAAAGCCAAGCCACTGCCCTCAAACAAGATCCAGGTGAAGAGCATGGTACCAGcccctgctggcacagcccccagccACGTCTGCTCGGGAGACCATGACTACTGCATCCTGGGTACACCACAGCCTGAGAGCAGCAGTATCCCTGGCACGCAGCCTCCTGCCAAGGGTGGCTCCCGCTGGAATGTCAAACACCACCGAGACATCACTATCAAACCCATCTCCTCCTTAACCAAACGGACGCTGAACCAACCTGAGCCCATCCCACCAGCCCCTAACACCACCatggggcacagccaggagcccGTGGGGATGGCCTGCCTAGCTCCCCTGGATTATCGGACTACCATCCCCAACAAGGCCACCACTGGGTGTAGCAGTCCCCCCACCTCAGTGCTCCTGTCTCCAGCTGCATCCCCCTGCCGGGATCAGGAGGTGCGGactcccagtgcccagcccagccatgCTGCTGCCAAGAGGTCCCTGCGCTGCTACCGGAGACCCCAGGACTCACCCAGCCCCTCCACTGACAGCTGGAGGGTTGGCCGGAGCCGCGCCAGCCGTTCTTTCAGCTCCAGTTCGGATGGAGCTAGCGAGTCCTCGTCTTCGTCTTCATCCTCGTCCTCCCGATCCCGGTCACGGTCGCTCTCTCCACCCCCCAAGCGGTGGCGAAG GTACCGCTCAAGAtgttcccacagctcctcctctcGCTCCAGCTGTGGGTCATGTGGCAGGTCCCGGGACAGGtcctcatcctcatcatcaACATCCTCCTACTCGTCCAGGTCCACGTCTCGCAGCCAGTCCCGCTCCCCCTCACCCCACAGGAGGAGTAACAGGTGGAGAAG ATACAGTTATGATGCACAGGACCACTACCAAAGGCAGAGGATCCTCCAGAAGGAACGTGCAATA gagGAGCGGCGAGTTGTTTTCATCGGCAAGATCCCCAGCAGAATGACACGGTCGGAGCTGCGGCACCGCTTCTCTGTGTTTGGGGACATTGAGGAGTGTACCCTGCATTTCCGCTCCGAGGG GGATAACTATGGCTTTGTCACCTACCGCTATGCTGAGGAAGCCTTTGCTGCCATCGAGAGTGGACACAAGCTGCGGCGCCCAGATGAGCAGCCCTTCGACCTGTGCTTTGGTGGCCGCAGGCAGTTCTGCAGGAGAAACTATGCTGACTTGG ATTCAAACCGGGAGGATTTCGACCCAGCTCCTGTCAAGAGCAAGTTTGACTCCCTGGACTTCGACACTCTGCTGCGGCAGGCACAGCGCAGCCTGCGGAGGTAG